GCTGCGTAACTCGCTTGACCACGGAATTGAGTCTCCAGCAGATCGGAAAAAGGCGGGTAAGCCAGAGGAAGGAAAAATCGAGCTCCGCGCTTTCCACAGTGGGAACCATGTATTTATTGAAGTAAAAGATGATGGTGCTGGAATCAATAAAGATAAAGTTCTCAAAAAAGCGCTTGAGAGAGGCATTGTCAATCCTGCTACTGCAGATAGCATGAGCGACAAGCAAATCCACGAGTTGCTTTTTGCAGCAGGCTTTAGTACAGCGGAAGTTGTTTCTGATATTTCCGGTCGTGGTGTTGGACTGGATGTTGTTAAGTCCAAAATTGAATCGTTGGGCGGTAGTGTCGGCGTAGATTCTGTGCGCGGCCAGGGCACGACTTTCCTCATTCAATTACCACTTACGCTCTCTATCATTTCCGCGATGCTGGTACAAGTGAAAGATGAGAAGTACGCTGTCCCACTTAGCTCCATCATTGAGACGGCTGTATTTAAAAAAGATCAAATCATGATGGCTCACCGCCAAAAAGTGATCGACTTCCGGGGACGTGTAGTTCCGCTCGTTTCGCTACAGGACATTTTCCAAGTGCCTGATAATGGGGAAACGATGGAAGATGAAGTGGCAGTCGTCATCGTACGTAAAGGTGAGAAAATGGCAGGCCTTGTCGTCGATTCGTTCATCGGCCAACAAGAGATTGTTCTAAAATCTCTCGGCAAATATCTGGTTAATGTATTTGCCATTTCAGGTGCAACGATTCTGGGAGACGGTCAGGTCGCGCTCATCATAGATTGTAACTCGCTGATTAAGTAGAAGGAGGGGCAGCCACATGCTCGATCAAAAAGAAGTCATTAGCGAAGTGAAAGTGATTGTCTTTCGATTGAAGGACGAAGAGTATGGCGTAGAGGTTCATCAGGTCAAATCCATTGAAAAGCTGGAGCACATCACAAGAGTTCCGCGAACGCCTAGTTTCGTCAAAGGGGTTATTAATCTGCGTGGCGTTGTGACACCGATTATTGACCTGCGCAATCGCTTTAGTCTCGAAGAAAGCGTCTATTCCGAAGCAACTCGAATCATTATCGTGGCCGTAGGTGAGTTGGAAGTGGGTCTCATTGTAGATGCTGCTAACGATGTTATCGATATACCAGTTGATGCGATTGAACCGCCTCCAGAGGTTGTTGGAGGAGTGGAAGCTGCTTATTTGCGAGGCGTCGCTAAGCTGGATAAACGACTGTTAATCCTCTTAAACCTCGATAAAGTATTGAGCACTGAGGAAATCAAGCAGTTGGACGCAATTGAGGGGTAAGTAAAATGGGCGATTTTACGAAGTTTGGGGATTTCCAATTTGACGTTTTACGGGAAATCGGGAATATCGGTGCTGGTCACGCTGCCACGGCTCTCTCCAAGCTCATACAAAAAGAAATCGATATGAAAGTTCCACAAGTCAAGATTATCTCCTTCGACGAAGTTGCAGATTTTGTAGGAGGAGCGGAAACTGTAGTAGTGACCGTCTTCCTCCGGGTTGAAGGCGATTGTCCAGGGAACATGTTTTTCATCCTTGATTTGGATTCTGCCAAGCACCTGCTCGAACAAATTACAGGAATTAATAAAGATGTATACGAGTGGGAAGAGCTGGAGATCTCAGCGCTGCATGAGATTGGCAACATCTTAACAGGTTCTTATCTATCATCGTTGGCTGATTTTACTCAATTAAATTTGCAGCCGTCCGTACCTGCACTCGCTGTGGATATGGCTGGAGCTATTCTAAGTTATGGATTAATAGCGTTGGGTCAAGCGGGTGACTTTGCCCTCACGATTGACACCGCTTTTTTCGAAGGCAATGATCAAGTAAAAGGGAACTTTTTCTTAATTCCTGATCCTGAATCGCTCCCAATACTATTTCGTTCATTAGGGGTTCCGTTCGATGGAGATTATTAAGATAGGGATGGCTGATCTTGGTGTGGCAAAGCCGCCGAGTAAGCTCCGAACTACCGGTTTAGGTTCTTGCGTAGGGGTAGTGCTCTACGATCATATCCATAAAATTGCAGGGATGGCACATGTTATGCTTCCAGAATCGTCTTTGGCTAAAAGCGGGGAGCTAACGATAGGCAAGTATGCGGATACAGCAATCCCCCATCTGATTCAGTTGATGGTGAAGGCTGGCGCGGAGACCAGACACACAGTTGCGAAATTGGCTGGCGGTGCACAAATGTTCGCATTTTTAGGGAATAATGACACCATGCGGATTGGGCCTCGGAATGTAGAGGCATGCAAACTTGCATTGAAGGATGCTCATATAAAGATCGTGGCAGAAGATACAGGGGGAAACTGCGGTCGGACAATAGAGTTAGATGCCACAAACGGCATTCTTCAAATCAGGACCGTAAATCAAGGTGTGAAGGAAGTATAACAAATGTTAGGAACCATTTGGATTAATTTTGGATTAGGAATGCTCGCATTTCTTGTGACGCTGGGTACGGCTGTGGCGAGTAATGTCTGGCTCGTATCACTGGAGAGAGCAGGTATCGCATTTGTCCTATTCTTCCTCGCTGCATTTCCAATTCGTTGGCTGCTCGCAACGTTCATACAGTCATCTACTCCACCAATGGTTACGGACACGCTAGAGGGGACAAGCTCTCCTCTAGCAGAAGGTGGGGTCATTCTGGAAATTGGACAACAATTGGAACAGGAAGATCAAACATTTGCACCACTCTCGATCAACAAGATGGAAAGGATTCATCCTACTGAGGATCCAGCCACCGTTGCAGAGGTCGTTAGGCGCTTATCAGATGAGTAAAGGTTGGTGACTATTCGTGGCACGGCTAACCAGTCAAGAAAAAGCAAAAGAGTTCGATAAATGGGTCATGTGGAAGCAAGAGGGAAGTCGCGAGGCGGAGGTTGACTTGATCACGCGGTTTTTGCCACTGGTAGATAAGGTGGCAAATCGGTTGGCAATTAATCTGCCAGCTAATGTGGACAAGGATGACTTGATTAGTTATGGGCGCTTTGGGCTATTGGACGCTTTGGCTAAATTCGATCATACCCGGGGTCTCCAATTTGAGACGTACGCCATGTGGCGGATTCGTGGTGCAATGATCGATGGACTACGCGAGAACGACTGGATCCCTCGTACTGTTCGAGACAAGGCCAAAAAAATCGAAGAAGCATACACCACATTGGAACAGCAAATGCTGCGAATGCCAACCGATCAAGAAGTGTCTGATTATCTGGGAATAAGCAAAAAGGAGCTTCAACAGGTTTTCTTGGAAACCTCTCTTGCCAGCATGGTTTCTATCGATGAGGCAGTAGGGGATGAGGACGAACAAAAAACAGCAAGACATTCGTATATCATCGACGAGCTCACACCTCGCCCTGATAATGTGGCGGAAGTATCCAGCTTAAAAGAGGTTCTTGTAACGGTCATCGACAAATTGCCTGAAAAGGAACGATTGGTTGTCTCCTTGTTTTATTTTGAAGAAATGACCTTATCAGAAATTGCGGAAATCATGAGCTTGTCACCTTCAAGAATATCCCAGTTGCACTCCAAAGCTCTTTTCCGACTTCGTTCTGCGTTGTCCAGATGGAAATCGCAATTGATGTAAGGGGACATTACCCAAGCTTGAGAGGGGTAGAATGATGGAAGGGATCGGGAAATATAAAATAGAAGT
This genomic stretch from Brevibacillus sp. DP1.3A harbors:
- a CDS encoding chemotaxis protein CheD → MEIIKIGMADLGVAKPPSKLRTTGLGSCVGVVLYDHIHKIAGMAHVMLPESSLAKSGELTIGKYADTAIPHLIQLMVKAGAETRHTVAKLAGGAQMFAFLGNNDTMRIGPRNVEACKLALKDAHIKIVAEDTGGNCGRTIELDATNGILQIRTVNQGVKEV
- a CDS encoding chemotaxis protein CheC yields the protein MGDFTKFGDFQFDVLREIGNIGAGHAATALSKLIQKEIDMKVPQVKIISFDEVADFVGGAETVVVTVFLRVEGDCPGNMFFILDLDSAKHLLEQITGINKDVYEWEELEISALHEIGNILTGSYLSSLADFTQLNLQPSVPALAVDMAGAILSYGLIALGQAGDFALTIDTAFFEGNDQVKGNFFLIPDPESLPILFRSLGVPFDGDY
- a CDS encoding FliA/WhiG family RNA polymerase sigma factor is translated as MARLTSQEKAKEFDKWVMWKQEGSREAEVDLITRFLPLVDKVANRLAINLPANVDKDDLISYGRFGLLDALAKFDHTRGLQFETYAMWRIRGAMIDGLRENDWIPRTVRDKAKKIEEAYTTLEQQMLRMPTDQEVSDYLGISKKELQQVFLETSLASMVSIDEAVGDEDEQKTARHSYIIDELTPRPDNVAEVSSLKEVLVTVIDKLPEKERLVVSLFYFEEMTLSEIAEIMSLSPSRISQLHSKALFRLRSALSRWKSQLM
- a CDS encoding chemotaxis protein CheW, which gives rise to MLDQKEVISEVKVIVFRLKDEEYGVEVHQVKSIEKLEHITRVPRTPSFVKGVINLRGVVTPIIDLRNRFSLEESVYSEATRIIIVAVGELEVGLIVDAANDVIDIPVDAIEPPPEVVGGVEAAYLRGVAKLDKRLLILLNLDKVLSTEEIKQLDAIEG